The following proteins are encoded in a genomic region of Xanthomonas cassavae CFBP 4642:
- the azu gene encoding azurin, with product MKLFSTIAVLGLLGLAPSAWAKTCAVTITGNDQMKFDQSAITIAPDCTQVEVTLKHSGKMAPTVMGHNWVLTKTADFQPIANAGVRSTLADSYLPKADARVIAHTKVIGGGESATVSFATSKLTKGGAYTFFCSFPGHWAMMKGTLSFG from the coding sequence TTGAAACTGTTTTCGACGATCGCGGTACTGGGCTTGCTGGGGCTGGCGCCTTCGGCCTGGGCAAAGACCTGTGCGGTGACCATCACCGGCAACGACCAGATGAAATTCGACCAGAGCGCCATCACCATCGCGCCGGACTGCACGCAGGTGGAGGTGACGCTCAAGCATTCCGGCAAGATGGCCCCCACCGTGATGGGGCATAACTGGGTGCTGACCAAGACCGCCGATTTCCAGCCGATCGCCAATGCCGGCGTGCGGTCTACCCTTGCCGACAGCTATCTGCCCAAGGCCGATGCGCGCGTGATCGCGCATACCAAGGTCATCGGCGGCGGCGAGAGCGCCACGGTCAGCTTTGCCACCAGCAAGTTGACCAAGGGCGGCGCGTATACGTTCTTCTGCTCGTTCCCCGGACACTGGGCGATGATGAAGGGCACGCTGAGCTTCGGCTGA